The Alosa alosa isolate M-15738 ecotype Scorff River chromosome 11, AALO_Geno_1.1, whole genome shotgun sequence sequence atatccctgactttttgtgagtagtgtgtattaaaaaaaaaaaacaacccaaaaacacacattcgATTAGTAATTTCAACATTCGATTTATATTCGACTACCGAAATAGTTCCAACAGCCTACAGATCTGATCTATACCTATAATTGTAACCCTGAGGAAATATTCTCTGTTCAATATCCTCATATTTATGTGCTTTATCTGCATTTTTGGAGACATCAGTTCATCAGATAACATTACACAAGATTTGAGATGGAGGTAAAAGGGGTCTTATTACCTGGTTGGTTTTCATGAACGGTTTGACGCCCAAGTCAAACTGAGACTGTGGCGGAGGAGCCATGTGTCCACCGTGTCCATTGAAGAGCGGGTTGGAGCGATGGCGGCCCATTGTGGGCGAGAAGCGGTCCTGAATGACTCCGGGACCAGTCCCTATGCCACTGCctaaacacaggcacatacagcCAATTAGCTGAGACATACATGTTGCTTTGTGATCTTTGACACATAAGTAATTCCGCTCCTTGagccactcactcgctcgcCCCACCCACAAGTAACACCTAAATCAGTGACGGGGCTCACCCACCTGGCATTTGTCCGAACATGTCAGCCAATCCCCCAAGAGTTTCTCTGTCCAGTTTCATCCTGGGTGGCATGAAAGGGCCATCCAGAAAGAAGTCCATTCTCATTCCCTGGGTCATGGGCGGAATGAAGACACCCAAATCCTGagaaagggggggaaaaaaagaaggtCTGAGTTAACAGCCTGTTTAGCAATATTTTGTAGTAAAGTATTGCTTGCATTTTAAAACTTGTAACAATACAATACATTGACATGACAATGctaatatatacagtacaaaaAAACATTGATATGATATATAAAAATTGAACCTTCACTGCATCTTGACGAATCTGGAATACTTCTGGATCCCCACGGATGAGGAATGACGTCAATCAGGATTTGAATGGAGATGCTGGTTGAATCCAGACTGTATTATATGGTTGAATCAGTGTAGTAGGCTCtactaaaaaaaatgtgtagAGATTCTCAAATCCGCCTAGAACGGTTTCCATGGAAAAAAATCTATAAATGCTTGTTTCTAGAAATTACTTGTCACTACTCACACAATGTACTTTCTTGGTGATCAAGTGTTAACCTTTAATGAGTTAAGCAACAGTGGTGCACAATCGAGCATTTTAAAACATCCTTACAGTTACATGATCTAAGCCATTTAGTTTTACAGAAGCAAAGCTGTGCTCACATCAGAGGAAGCCCCACTGATCGAGGACAATGCACCTTCTCCTTCACCGTTTTCAATCACTTGTCAATTACATTTCTTCTTGACAAGGGTAAAAGCCTTAAAAAAGAAATCTCTCCAGATGTGCATGGAGGTAGAGTTCCGAACCAATTCATTATctcaacatttattcaccaaattaaaaaaaaggcaGGTTAAAATGCTTAGTTTTGCCCATTTTAATGGGAGGCAGCCCAAGGCTTTTTGCAGGATAGATCAGATTTTCTTCACTGCCATTATTtaagaaaaggaaaaacaaaattgacaaaaaaagaaacaaaatagCAAAATTCAATACCTTACAAAATACTGAGTGGAGAAAGGAGTGGGCGTGCCAAAGACAAAAAGAGGGACAGACACTGACGGCTTCATAGGCCAGTGTTGCACTTCACACAGTCGAGGGACATCCCCCCAAGAAGCACATGAGAGCTACTGCCCTGCAGGGCTCGGAGGTGGAGTCTGTCCACAGACCAGGTCCTCCCTGGTGACTGGTGCACTGACCAGGGCATTGCAGATGACAGTAGTGAACGGGAGCACACCTCTTAAGTACAGATGAGTCagaagagaaataaaaagaaagccTAGGAACTGAAGAGGTAGAAACAgagcctaaaaaaaaaaaaaaaacaacaaaaaaaaaaaaaaaaacaaatacaataaaGTTTCTGATTACCTCAAAGAGATTCTTTTGTAACTGACAGGCTTGTGTAGGTATTGCAAATCACTCCAGTACAATGCGATTGAGAAGGCTGTAGATAACTGCACTACTGACAGGGGAAGATGGAGCCACACACTCAACAATAAGTCTGTGTTCCTCATCACAATTCTCTATGGGCAACGAGGAGAAAGCAGGTAACAGATCCATGAGAACAAGAGAATTAAACACGAGTTGTGGTCTAAATATCTATACGTCAACAGAcggctctccctctccctgtttcACACAACCTCTGACGGTTTTCAAGAAGGTAACAGGGGACACACACCTAGAAACCAATGACATATTGTTCAACCATGCCAGTAAACCCTGAGGAACACAGTCGCCTGTTGAGTTCTGTGGTGCAGTCTACCCATTCCCATAGATCTCGTtcgcacacagacacgctcaCAACCATAACACAAAACCTAAAGATGTCTTGTCATGCAGCATATTTCCGATGCTAGAAGCAAAACAAATGGCCTCACTGGTATAACTCTTATCTCTTCATAATGCTTTATAGTGTACAGTACGAGTTGAGCAGCAGGGGGCATGTCAAGTGGTTGTGTGTTCTGGATTATGGGGCtgggagggagagtggagggatggagggagggagggaaggggtcAATATTGCAGTATTCATCCAGAAGGTTCTACACTCTGAGGCTTTGGCTGGTTTCTCAGTCTCCTTCCTCTTCAGACTCCTCTTCCTCAGCTGTTTCCAACCAGGTCAGCCACTGGTTCACCTgggacacacaatcacatacacacattaacatgTTTGAAGCTGTACCAGGACTACTAAGCAGATAAACCTGATGTTTGAAAAAGATAATTGCTGAGTTTGAATGTCCATACCTGGAACAGTGCTTTTCCTTTTCCAGGGAATTCTTGGGTGATGTCTTCTTTCCATGCTAGGAAGGCTTCTTCTTCAATGATCTCCATATCGTAAAAGTTGACAAAGTAGCGCAGCAGCATGCCTGAAATGCACAAAGAGGAGAGTTGGAATGGTAGCTCAGGACCCAGTTGATTTAAGTTCTTCGTATGGGAGCCAGAGAAACAAGACGTACCCTTGGGAAAGGAGCAGGCATTGCAGTGCACCTGAAGCGCATAGAGGGCGCTGACCTGAAGGTCCGTGTGGTCATGCAGGAACTTCTGCATGACTGGCTTGAAGGCCAGCAACAGCTGCTTCTCCTGCTCCAGCTGTTCTTTGGAGGGGGCTGCCAGCTGGTCCTCAGAGTCCGACAGGCCCATCTCATGAGAGATGTACTGTAGGAAGCTGATGTGGAGGGCAAAACGTCAGGGGGATGCAGATGACAAGCTTCTTCTTAGGAATAAAACCAAGCACTAAAATATTGACCCTTCTCTTGAAAAACAGCTTAAAATGCCAATGGGTCTTTGAGTTAGATAAGTCAGTGACCTACGACAATCACATTATTTCACAAGCACTCACCTGGTCATGAGGATGTTGATGAAGCCCTTGTCGGTGTGCAGTTTGGGGGAGATGTTGTCTTTGATCCACTTGTAGATGGCCTGAGGGGAGGGGTCTGCCTTGATCTGCTTCAGCAGCTCCTTCTCCAGTTTCAGCAGGGGGAACAGGAAGCTCAGGCCCTTCCCCTCCAGGATCTCCAACATGCGATCCTTATTCTGGTCGATCTCTGCCGGGAGGAGAGCAACCGTTAGAGCTGAGAATAGAAAAATTGAATGTGTCCAATGCAAGCAAAACCAAACTGTATGGATTAGTAGAGGTAACCATGATCACCTACCAGGGAGCATCTTCTGCATGTTGACCTTGCTCTGCTGGAAGAGGTCAATGAGCCACTCGCGGTCCTTCAGCTTAGAAGCCTGCTGCAAGCAGAGCAAGAAGAAGGGGAAGTGGGTGCCATTCTCCAGCGGGTGGCCAAGCTCGGCCACTGTCACCAGCTCTGCCATGATGGCCCGTGCCGCAAACTGCGCCAGGTAGGACTTCACCAGCGGGATGTCCACTTCGATCTTGGGACACTGGTCCAACACATTCAGGAGAGCCTGCACAGAACACACCATAGGACGATAAGGCAAAATGACAAGCTGTCAAAGACTCTGTTTACACTTGTCTTTTTCCAAGTATCTTTGCAGagcgacaaacacacacaaaccctacaTAAGGGCTTTTTTCCCAGCAACATGACTTTCTGGGAGCTTCTACGGGGCTGAATCAAGTCCATGTCTCAGGGTAGGTCCTTCATCACGGCCCCGAAAAGTGCGAAATGTAAACGAGGTTTGAGGAAGACGACAAGCACATCTTATTTAAAACCCAGCAAGGCAGATGTCAATTTCAGCTAAATTAGGTTAGGCTATTAGCTTGTTGAGTTGAGGTAGCCTACACTGAATGAACAAATGTCCGCTAAAAATAGGCTAATTTAGGTAGTACGAATGTTTAGGTCACTGTCTCTGCACATAGCCAAAATGATAATGAAGGACGTAGCAAATGTGTATCAGGGTGGGGAGAGTAATTGCTGCAGCTGCTATGCCATTTTAGTTAATCTAATTAGTGTTGCGATCGTGCAGCAAAAAAGGCTGCATATGGGTAGGTCCTATAAGTCTTGTAAACAATGAAAACACAAGGGCTGAAAAGCGATGCAGTCCTGTACCTGTCCCCTTTACCTGGGTAGGGGGCTGATTACCTGCAGTGGAAACACGCCTATTAATAGTGAAGCACGTGTTAAGAATGGGAAGACTTATCCAGAGATCTAGCGCTCATCCCTCATATAGTGCCAAGTTCTGTAAGGGTCGCATGAAGCATACGTACCTGCATGAAGTTCTCGCCCGTAACTAGGCCCTCAGTGCGGAGGGTGTTGATAAAGGCGCTGGCCTGCTCTTTGTCCTCATCAGACCTCTCCAGAGAGCACACAATGATTTTGCTTAACATCTCTGGAAGGAAATGCTTGGGTGCTTTTATTTCTCGGATCCCATTCACTGCATCATCCATGTTCTTCTTGTTTAGATACTCAGTCACAATGGTCTCCTGAGAATTTAGAATATTGGTCACCTTCTTTTGTTTTTAGCATAACCTAGTATAAACAGATAAGGTTTGCATGTTTCCATGGCAATTAAAGGTTTCCATTGATACTACCACATCAGACTTTATCAACAAAAGCAATGTTGGTAAGGCACAATGTACAAAACATGTATGAAAACCAAACAAGTCAGTCGGACTAGTGACAACCAGCCACATAGGGTAACTTTGTTTTCTCTTGTACATGTACTGAGTCTTCTTTACACCACCACTAACGGAAGAGGAAAACCGCAAAACCTAGTTGAGAAGTCTGCTTACTGTCATTTTGAGGAGTTCCTCCTTTGCAGGAGCAGGTTTCTTGTTGGTCTTCTGAGGTTTTTCCTGGATCACAGGGGGGTTGGTTTTCAGACCAAGTTGAGGCTGTGGATAAAGCATATTAAAGGAATGACAATGCAGTCTCTCAAAAGCTGTCTGCTTTTCCCTTAATGCTCTACCTAATGGAGAGCAGCCAGGCTCATCATCCTCTTGATTCGATCAGTAATCCGGCTAGCTCAGTTACACATTCAGGTACCAAATCAGGAGATCAAATGAGGTTCGTAGCACAGCAGGCACAGGTGGATAAACATGTGTAGCAGTCCCAATAAGGCATGTACAAGTACAAATACAATACAAACCTGTCCAAGAGGAGGGGTCTGGGTGCGGGGTGGCTGCGCACTTGGAGGAATCATGGTGGGGATCTGAGGCTGCAGCTTTGGCACTTGATTTTTGTTAACGGGGAAGGAGTGTGCTGGTCTCAGACTGATCTATAGGGAGATGGGTGGGGAGGGGCAGGGGTCAAGAAGGACACGTCAGCAGAGCAACAAAGTAGGAGAAAAGTCATATGAGGTTTAAAGTTGTGCCCTCATCTCTCATAATCGCAATCAGTGGACCTGCTGGCTGTcgtagatggagagacagaggagaaaacAGATAGACATAGCAAAGGGGGAGACtagtgagagagaagaaaagccaGAGAACAGACAGCAGGGGGGGATCCGTCAGAATAACGCGTCTTTTTATAATCACCGGGCACACTGCATGAGGCTGCTGTGTAGCGAATCCACCCGCTCGTACCTCATCTGCATTAAGCTGTCCTTTCTTGATAAACCTGGGAGGCATGTCCTTTGACTGGGCCTGCTGCTGGGATGGGTGGCTCTGGTTCTGATTGTGGAAATGCTGATTCTGTCCCTGTACAAAGAAAGGCCACAGAAATATTAACAACTGATTGCATAGATGGCTATAGATTATCTGTGAAGTCATGCCAGATACAGATGAAGGCTGTCAACCTTCCTCTATAATCCCATTCAAATTtcattcattgttatttaaaaaaaaataaattatatttgaatatttaatgCTCAAATTTGgcctattattaatatttactaTGCACCTCTACTGTATATACGGGCTTATGCATTGCCAATGCCACCATCAACGCTGGGACAGTATGGATTTTTTCTTACCGCGGTTGAAAAGCAAGAATACCGCTTATacctagggctgcagctatcgattctttttgtaatcgattaatctagcactttatcgatcgataaaacgaataatgcataacgaaaatgacatggctgtaaaatgatcaagcaattggcacagaggtatttattctaactccaacatttggctccaaaactaagcccatttattgcaatttacccatttagtgtttataagtgccagtgccaacaattacataatgttcaaaatgctctctgtaaaattgcagcctcttgtgcatgacttagctgggcgaacaaagctgtccatactatgttgttaagtgctgggagggagaagagggaaagcaatttaatgtattaatatgcacaacaagtttcatgctgtaatctagacctgacatcaaagtaaatatctgttttatgtagatttctacacctgcagcatttgccattaggctactaacaaatagttttaccattaggctactaaaaaatagcataccattaggctactacaaaataatttctggggtgagcctattgctaacctagcaacctgtgtgtgtacgcgtgcggTGCGTGAAGGAAGAtgtgggtgcatgcatgtgtgtaagaaGGGGTTCTTTTAGGCATACCGTCTTGCAATTGAaggtgaataagtttactacttaaaaacatcaaagctaaacattatatcacgacatcTACAAATTCaatatgtgattaaaatcagccaacatcaatgtagactataggctacgtagataccggtagataggctagatagattgatagatagatagcctactttattgacgcttggtgaaacagcatggagtggatgttttcgattcagatgcttgttcttttccttttcgagtatgtaatgatcccaaaacttgaaaactttagacattctctgccatttatggacatcttgactccgccatcgcgccagctaaattcagaatgaatcacgattcacgcgctagtggtgtgcttcctgaacaacggtccgtgtggaacaatcagatccctgcgcgtcataggaatttaacgaggcttcgtggcagggtttttgcctcgagtaatttttgtaatagagttattcgagtaactagatgaatcgtttcagccctacttATACCGCTGATTTCGAGTGAGATTTCATTTTGGccttagcctacattttctgcAGATTACAACATATTTTAGGCTACTAgttatttttctgttttctgatgGAAATCCAAAAACTTTCCACACATCACTTCTAAAATTTTCAGGAGATGATCTCCATGCATACATTGTTTTCTGCCATTTCTAGATTGTGCATCAGACGTGACAAAACCGTTTCATTTTCACACATTCACTTAAATTAGCCAACACATACACTACTCAAAAAAAGTCAGGGATATTCGGCTTTTGGGTAAAATTTCAGGATAAGCCTAAAAACCACTATAACCTTGACAGGTGAACTTAAATGTGACCTTCTCTAAACTTTTGAGTGTCATGTCCAACGTTTCAGTACTGAAACATTAAATTTCACCCGAAGATCGCCAGATATCCctgactttttgtgagtagtgttattctaaaattatttttaaaaaaatcccccccaaaaaaacacatTCGATTAGTAATTTCAACATTCGATTATTCGATTTATATTCGACTACTGAAATAGTTCCAACAGCCTACAGATATGATCTATACCTATAATTGTAACCCTGAGGAAATATTCTCTGTTCAATATCCTCATATTTATGTGCTTTATCTGCATTTTTGGAGACATCAGTTCATCAGATAACATTACACAAGATTTGAGATGGAGGTAAAAGGGGTCTTATTACCTGGTTGGTTTTCATGAACGGTTTGACGCCCAAGTCAAACTGAGACTGTGGCGGAGGAGCCATGTGTCCACCGTGTCCATTGAAGAGCGGGTTGGAGCGATGGCGGCCCATTGTGGGCGAGAAGCGGTCCTGAATGACTCCGGGACCCGTCCCTATGCCACTGCctaaacacaggcacatacagcCAATTAGCTGAGACATACATGTTGCTTTGTGATCTTTGACACATAAGTAATTCCGCTCCTTGAGCCACTCACTTGCTCGCCCCACCCACAAGTAACACCTAAATCAGTGACGGGGCTCACCCACCTGGCATTTGTCCGAACATGTCAGCCAATCCCCCAAGAGTTTCTCTGTCCAGTTTCATCCTGGGTGGCATGAAAGGGCCATCCAGAAAGAAGTCCATCCTCATTCCCTGGGTCATGGGCGGAATGAAGACACCCAAATCctgagaaagaggggaaaaaaagaaggtCTGAGTTAACAGCCTGTTTAGCAATATTTTGTAGTAAAGTATTGCTTGTATTTTAAAACTTGTAACAATACAATACATTGACATGACAAAATGctaatatatacagtacaaaaAACATTGATATGATATATACAGCAATCAAAGAAATATAAAATGCAATGAGTGGTAATTTACATATAAAAATTGAACCTTCACTGCATCTTGACGAATCTGGTTAATCGTCTTTGGTCCGTTGTCAATAAAAGCTTTGCGAGGAACCCAGTTGTTTTCTCGCAGCTCCACTGTATCTTGCAGCAGGAAACGAATCCTTGCTGGCAAGTCCTTGTTGTTCATTAAGGATTGCATACGGCCAAAGTACTGATCCATTAAAGACTGGAGAAGAAAGACGGGCATTAGTCAGGGCGATACCGGTAGTGAGTCACTGATGTGGTTGCCAGCGCACTAACCCTTGCTTTCTCATGATCGAGTCTCGGCCCCACAGTTCTCATTATCTGACAGAGGCACTCCAGATCCTCCCCCATATCCTTGAGCTGGACCCTCTTCTTCTTTTCCAGAAGCTGAACAAGAGAGGACAGAGATGGAATATCTAAGTATGGAAGATCCAAAATGAAAATACGGTCACTCTGCACTAGTAAAGCCAAATCTACAACAGCAAAATTTGAGAAGTGCTCTTTTACAAAACATCAAGATTACAAGTGATGTTTTCTACAAGTCTACCTTTATCCTTGTCTAAGTCAGACTTAAGACATTCACTTCATATAAACTAGCAGATTTATATGCAAGACATTCACATTTTAGAGGCTTTTTCATTCATTGCCTAGTCAGATAAGAATACATATATCTAAAGGATGGCTTCAAGATAAGTAGTACACATGAGGTGTACATACTGTTTTGATGCACTTATGAAGGATAGATTCGTGGATGAGGTCGAGTTTGCCAAGTTCGCCGATGAATTTAATGTTGCCGAGCATCTTGATCTTGGCAATGGctcgctgctcctcctcctcagagGTGAGAGGGTTGTCCTGTTTGTCATAGACTAACAGAAGAGCAAGCAGCAGGATCAGCAACATGGCCCACAGAACAGTTCATAAAGCATTTCAGAAGGAAGGACTTGCTCACTTTCAACATTTTTGGTGCGGTTTTCAAATTCATCTTGAAGCTTGGATATCAGAAGTCTTCTGAAGGTCTGCAAAAATGTATGCATATAGAGAATTCAGAAttaaaaatgcagaaatgttaCCAAATACAGAGAAAATAACAGGATAACAGAAAAACAGGAGTACTTACTGTGCTCTGCTTTTGGGAGGTTTGGATCTCAAGTGCTGGGCCATCAAAGTTTGGTGCATCCTCTGCCAAGCGCAGACATAGCTGAGCATAGAGCGAGCTGTACTTGGGCTCTTCTAGGGCTTTGTCTACAATCTATAGAGATGAAATaattacattaaaaaaataccTTTGTTTTCCTCTAAACTGCAATTTCTTCTAAACCCATATGAATGTAGCAATATCAGCTGTGCCAAATTTAATCATgactaaaattatatttttgaagATATCTTATTATTTGTTCAAATGCTAAACAATATGCTAAacacatgaaaataaaat is a genomic window containing:
- the eif4g2b gene encoding eukaryotic translation initiation factor 4 gamma 2b isoform X1, yielding MLGNIKFIGELGKLDLIHESILHKCIKTLLEKKKRVQLKDMGEDLECLCQIMRTVGPRLDHEKARSLMDQYFGRMQSLMNNKDLPARIRFLLQDTVELRENNWVPRKAFIDNGPKTINQIRQDAVKVQFLYDLGVFIPPMTQGMRMDFFLDGPFMPPRMKLDRETLGGLADMFGQMPGSGIGTGPGVIQDRFSPTMGRHRSNPLFNGHGGHMAPPPQSQFDLGVKPFMKTNQGQNQHFHNQNQSHPSQQQAQSKDMPPRFIKKGQLNADEVRAGGFATQQPHAVCPISLRPAHSFPVNKNQVPKLQPQIPTMIPPSAQPPRTQTPPLGQPQLGLKTNPPVIQEKPQKTNKKPAPAKEELLKMTETIVTEYLNKKNMDDAVNGIREIKAPKHFLPEMLSKIIVCSLERSDEDKEQASAFINTLRTEGLVTGENFMQALLNVLDQCPKIEVDIPLVKSYLAQFAARAIMAELVTVAELGHPLENGTHFPFFLLCLQQASKLKDREWLIDLFQQSKVNMQKMLPEIDQNKDRMLEILEGKGLSFLFPLLKLEKELLKQIKADPSPQAIYKWIKDNISPKLHTDKGFINILMTSFLQYISHEMGLSDSEDQLAAPSKEQLEQEKQLLLAFKPVMQKFLHDHTDLQVSALYALQVHCNACSFPKGMLLRYFVNFYDMEIIEEEAFLAWKEDITQEFPGKGKALFQVNQWLTWLETAEEEESEEEGD
- the eif4g2b gene encoding eukaryotic translation initiation factor 4 gamma 2b isoform X2, with protein sequence MLGNIKFIGELGKLDLIHESILHKCIKTLLEKKKRVQLKDMGEDLECLCQIMRTVGPRLDHEKARSLMDQYFGRMQSLMNNKDLPARIRFLLQDTVELRENNWVPRKAFIDNGPKTINQIRQDAVKVQFLYDLGVFIPPMTQGMRMDFFLDGPFMPPRMKLDRETLGGLADMFGQMPGSGIGTGPGVIQDRFSPTMGRHRSNPLFNGHGGHMAPPPQSQFDLGVKPFMKTNQGQNQHFHNQNQSHPSQQQAQSKDMPPRFIKKGQLNADEISLRPAHSFPVNKNQVPKLQPQIPTMIPPSAQPPRTQTPPLGQPQLGLKTNPPVIQEKPQKTNKKPAPAKEELLKMTETIVTEYLNKKNMDDAVNGIREIKAPKHFLPEMLSKIIVCSLERSDEDKEQASAFINTLRTEGLVTGENFMQALLNVLDQCPKIEVDIPLVKSYLAQFAARAIMAELVTVAELGHPLENGTHFPFFLLCLQQASKLKDREWLIDLFQQSKVNMQKMLPEIDQNKDRMLEILEGKGLSFLFPLLKLEKELLKQIKADPSPQAIYKWIKDNISPKLHTDKGFINILMTSFLQYISHEMGLSDSEDQLAAPSKEQLEQEKQLLLAFKPVMQKFLHDHTDLQVSALYALQVHCNACSFPKGMLLRYFVNFYDMEIIEEEAFLAWKEDITQEFPGKGKALFQVNQWLTWLETAEEEESEEEGD